The Nostoc sp. 'Lobaria pulmonaria (5183) cyanobiont' genome window below encodes:
- a CDS encoding DUF4360 domain-containing protein gives MNFKQFGVLLSVSTILGINVIATKVLAEDPPSITFGDALGSGGCSVADQLPGEDGRSLSIVLDNFNAFNGQRKKCILRVQTFIPSGFIVQDVQVLYQGTTDLDRGSKGTSLNRTYSFSGGALGQAVAPPQTTKFTSSKAFAEQDEITVLAATGLCSGGGQGLLGINLIAQSSSGSSIFVDTADLNAGDVRLYFDLKRC, from the coding sequence ATGAACTTTAAACAATTTGGTGTATTACTATCTGTATCTACAATTCTTGGAATCAACGTGATTGCGACCAAGGTTTTGGCTGAAGACCCGCCTAGTATTACTTTTGGAGATGCACTCGGGTCTGGCGGATGTAGTGTTGCCGATCAGCTTCCTGGAGAGGATGGTAGAAGCTTATCGATCGTCTTGGATAACTTTAATGCATTCAATGGTCAGCGTAAAAAGTGTATTTTACGTGTTCAAACTTTTATTCCAAGTGGTTTCATCGTCCAAGATGTACAAGTACTGTACCAAGGAACTACTGATCTTGATAGAGGGAGTAAAGGTACCAGTTTAAACAGAACTTATAGCTTTAGTGGTGGTGCTCTTGGTCAAGCCGTAGCTCCCCCTCAAACTACCAAGTTTACATCTAGTAAGGCATTTGCGGAGCAAGATGAGATTACTGTTCTAGCTGCTACAGGTTTATGTAGTGGTGGTGGGCAAGGACTATTAGGTATTAATCTGATTGCACAATCCTCATCAGGAAGTTCTATTTTCGTTGATACAGCCGATCTCAATGCTGGGGATGTGAGACTTTATTTTGACCTAAAGCGTTGCTAG
- a CDS encoding diacylglycerol/polyprenol kinase family protein — protein MTNDFIGLAISYVYAISLLVIGEGLRKLFGVKPDLTRKVIHIGAGMWAFGVLLLFRNWEIGIIPFATFIGLNYLFYRYRIIGAMDTQDSSPGTVYFAISVTLLFGLLWRPEGPVDSAPIAVAGIMAMTWGDALAALIGRRFGQHKYQVGSSIRSWEGSAAMFVASTVVIFLVLLLLPGSSLSPLATPLSFGWALLTAVVTATFATLAEAVSPHGTDNLSVPLTAAGVIWIFIRGF, from the coding sequence ATGACAAATGATTTTATCGGGCTAGCAATTTCTTATGTTTACGCTATCAGTCTGCTTGTGATTGGCGAGGGATTGCGTAAGCTGTTTGGTGTGAAGCCGGATTTGACTCGCAAAGTAATCCATATTGGTGCAGGGATGTGGGCTTTCGGCGTCCTGCTACTGTTTAGAAACTGGGAAATCGGAATTATACCTTTTGCTACCTTTATCGGATTGAACTACCTGTTTTACCGCTACCGAATCATCGGCGCAATGGATACCCAGGATAGCTCACCCGGTACAGTTTATTTCGCTATCTCAGTGACACTGCTGTTCGGGCTACTATGGCGACCGGAGGGGCCAGTAGATAGCGCTCCAATTGCTGTAGCAGGGATAATGGCCATGACCTGGGGTGATGCACTAGCAGCATTAATCGGTAGACGTTTTGGGCAACATAAATACCAAGTGGGAAGTTCTATACGTTCCTGGGAAGGTTCAGCAGCAATGTTTGTAGCGAGTACAGTAGTGATTTTCTTGGTGCTGTTACTGCTACCTGGTTCGTCGCTGAGTCCCCTGGCAACGCCTTTAAGTTTCGGGTGGGCCTTGTTGACGGCGGTGGTAACTGCTACTTTTGCAACTTTAGCAGAGGCAGTTTCGCCCCACGGCACAGATAACCTCAGCGTACCTCTAACAGCGGCGGGAGTAATTTGGATTTTCATACGGGGTTTTTAA
- a CDS encoding dihydrolipoyl dehydrogenase family protein: MTVDYDVVIIGGSLAGYYAALAATQLRAKVALVQPKVDYGFTHHHALTEIGKLAQKLKDAAGFGIHATHTDASEECHISMAWQEAMLYAQCVASNLQEQYSPAILAAQGVDIIVGSGQFQSSPQLAFAVNNRLLRARTYLLASGSRPEIPEIEGLQATGYLTLSNIWQFLQGGILPKNWVIIGGIPQSIEIAQTLARFGSSVTLVVKHPYVLPYLDPEIAILLQAQLEVEGVRVLTKKPVTQVRLIENKKWIQVGDKAIETDEILVATGQQPNLESLNLAAVGVKWHRRSLVVNDKLQTTNHRIYACGDVIGGYDFANIANYEAKIALNNALFFPRLRVNYRSIPWAMFSVPMLAQVGLTETQAKRLFSRDKILVLRQYFKTVAAAQLRNETTGMCKLIVLYNGEILGASILGAEAGELINLIALAISQKIKVKHLANLSPAYPSFSEILERTAREWSKQKLNTNIPLQEFLEGFFYFCRNWN, from the coding sequence GTGACCGTTGACTACGATGTTGTAATTATTGGCGGCAGTCTTGCTGGATACTACGCTGCCCTTGCTGCAACCCAACTACGTGCCAAAGTAGCCCTGGTACAACCCAAAGTAGACTATGGGTTTACTCATCACCATGCTCTTACCGAAATTGGTAAACTAGCGCAAAAGTTGAAGGATGCAGCTGGTTTTGGTATTCATGCCACACACACTGATGCCTCAGAAGAATGCCATATATCTATGGCATGGCAAGAAGCGATGCTGTATGCTCAATGCGTCGCCTCAAATCTCCAAGAACAGTATTCCCCAGCTATCCTAGCCGCGCAGGGAGTCGATATCATCGTTGGCAGTGGTCAATTTCAATCTTCACCCCAATTGGCTTTTGCCGTTAATAATCGCCTACTACGCGCTCGTACTTATTTGCTGGCTAGTGGTTCGCGTCCAGAAATTCCTGAGATTGAAGGATTGCAAGCCACTGGCTATCTAACCCTTTCTAATATTTGGCAATTTTTACAGGGAGGCATATTACCCAAAAATTGGGTAATTATTGGTGGAATTCCCCAAAGCATTGAAATTGCTCAAACTTTAGCAAGGTTTGGTTCCAGTGTGACGCTGGTAGTCAAGCATCCTTATGTTCTTCCATATCTAGACCCTGAGATAGCTATATTGCTTCAAGCGCAGTTGGAAGTCGAAGGTGTACGCGTCCTCACCAAAAAACCAGTAACTCAGGTGAGGCTAATTGAGAATAAAAAGTGGATTCAAGTAGGAGATAAGGCCATTGAAACTGATGAAATTTTAGTGGCGACTGGACAACAGCCAAATCTTGAATCCCTAAATCTGGCAGCAGTAGGTGTGAAATGGCATCGGCGTAGTTTAGTTGTGAATGATAAACTGCAAACCACTAACCACCGCATTTATGCTTGTGGTGATGTAATTGGTGGTTACGACTTTGCCAATATCGCTAATTATGAAGCAAAAATTGCGCTAAACAATGCACTCTTTTTCCCCAGGTTACGAGTAAATTATCGCTCCATTCCTTGGGCGATGTTTTCTGTGCCGATGCTGGCGCAAGTGGGTTTGACAGAAACACAGGCAAAACGCCTATTTAGCCGAGATAAAATTTTAGTTTTGCGACAATATTTTAAAACAGTGGCAGCAGCCCAACTTCGGAACGAAACCACTGGTATGTGTAAATTAATTGTGTTATACAACGGCGAAATTTTGGGAGCTTCGATATTGGGGGCAGAAGCTGGCGAATTAATTAATTTGATTGCCTTAGCAATATCACAAAAAATTAAAGTCAAACATCTAGCAAATTTATCTCCTGCCTATCCCAGTTTTTCAGAAATTCTGGAACGAACTGCAAGAGAGTGGAGTAAGCAAAAGTTAAATACCAACATTCCTTTGCAAGAGTTTTTAGAAGGCTTCTTCTATTTCTGCCGCAATTGGAATTAG